The DNA window AAACAATGAAAGATCAAATCACTTTGTATGCCCCAGGAATCCCACATTAGTACGTGTGGTCGACACGTGGCATGTGGGCCCGAAGTGGCTCGAAATTCGAtcatttcaacattggtttgtgtgtcagacatctttttaaaataaaacattttttaaaagattttgatagaaCCCgacaatttgaaaataaatcatgtaaaaataattaattttattcaaaattttaataatccgGGGATTTGATTAGCTGtaatcaaatgataatttgatttttatgaaatcctatttaaattaaataaacataattaatttaagaaaagattatttatttgaagacatagtctccaattaattttagaaaaaatcaataaaatatgtacgtgtacaaacgcaTTTTACACTAGAGTTTCGTTAggttcgaagtttggtgatactcgggaaagggcttttgCGCCATGTCCTCCGTACCCGTTAAAAAATCTTTACTTTATAAACTTGgctttttgaaaattggttatataacgtttgagttttaatcGATTATTTTTCCAATCCTAGTCATGTTTATAGATTCTagcattatttgaaatattgaaacaacaatatttaaaatgctagTACCTGTTGCGAATGATAGCTATGGTGGGAATACCTGAAGattatcattcatttttaaaggcattagggttttGAAATAAACACTAGACGAGCCTTTGTTGatatatttttgtggaaatatctagaaatatttaaaatactttttctaattttttggatttttagaaaattacaaaaaattataaaaataattttggattttgaaaattggaaccaaacatgccttaggaCTGGAGTCCTAAGGCTGGGGTTCATTTTTGTCGGTCGGGGTTTAGAGACTCTTGGTTTTGGCTCGGGAGCTCTCGATCTGTGTACTAGAGTCCCTCGACCAGGATGCCAAGAATCTTGGTCCTTAGTTGGGATTACTGGTCTAGGTGTAAAAACTTGTTGGTCTTGACTAATTTGGGGCTAGatttctcggtcgaggtgtaaaAACTTCTCGGTCCGGGGTTAGTTCTATGCTAAGTTCCTCAGTTAGAGCTCAAGAGCTCTCGGTCCAAACTTGGGATTCTCAACCTcaaggttagacctctcggtccttagGTAAGAACTCTCAGTCCCAGAGTTAGGGAGTCTCGATCCTAGGGTTAGAACTCTCGGTTTTAAGGTTAGGGAGTCTCGGTCTGAAGGTTAGTACTCTCGGTCTAGGGTTAGGACTCTTGATCCTGGGTCTCGGGAGTCATAGTCCTAGGCTTAGACCTTTCTGTTATTGGTCTTGGAATTCTCGTTCCCAAGTCAaacctctcggtcttaggtgAGAATCCTCGATCGggtctctcggtcctagctcaagaacataagtcataggtctcggtcctaactcaagaacatcggtcctaagtCTCGGTCTTAACTCAATTTTCTTGGTCCTTGGTCTTGGTCCGAATTAAGAATTCttggtcggatctctcggtccctGGCTAGTAggcctcggtcctcaagaacacaagaatctatttttaaaatttattttttagctctaattctttgatctaagagtttaggtagcttcacaaagctcccatggtcatgttgatcatcatctcaagatATCTATCGACCTGGATGATGAGAAATTTGTTCAAAAGagtttttgatcaaaatttAGGTCTTTGATTTAAAAGCTGTTTTAAAGTGAAATTAGTtttccaatagcttccttatatcacatatatttgattggtaccaaaacaaaaaCTCTAACTGTTCGTTTTGactaattcaagaactcaaaatttgcatttattttgaaaaatattatcgggatgaatcaaacatgatctaaatagttgtccaacatgtTTACAATAATATTTGGAAGTTTTCCGAGCTGTGATTCAAAAGAACTAACCAAAGAACAAcaacaaacccattttttttaaatttaaatttgtttttttatttagaccGATTAATTAGTTCTATCCTATCCAGATAGTTCCTAAATGATTCTTGGAATGATTTTCATCCATAAAACACTATGAACAATAATCATACAAGATtttacaatttgaaatataaaaatttcaaattcaaactgtaaatatgattTAAAGGGCAATTGGAATCATACAAAGGATTGGAGAACATTCTTTGGACCTTAGGGAATTTGTTGGGATGCTTGGATCAAGTTTTAAGGTCTCAaatagattttgaaaaatctagaaACTTTGAGCTTCAATGACGGATTTTTGGAAATCTTCCTATTTGAAGGTGGAGATTGGATTCTCTTCCTTCATAATTACTTAGGGAAGCTAATTATAGAAATCCTAAGTCGGTTGGGGCGTCTAGTGGCCTGAATCggccaaaagccattaatgactttttgTTGTTCTTGGCTGAAGTCACCGGAATATgggtgattcatccctatttttgTTGGGGAGAATGATGGTGATCATTTTGGGCTTTGAACTAGTCAAAACCATCGACCAATGGATGAGttctaaaaatccaaaatcaacaCGGATCTTCAGAGCTTATCTGTTCGGCATCGCGATAAAGACAAATGTGGCACTCAAAACGACGTCGGTTTTAGCGCATTTCAGCGTTCCGTTGGCATTTCATTAGAAGTTGGCGTTCCGTTAGTGTCCTGGATAACAGGGTGTTAGCCGTTCTGTTGTGGACCGGGCGCGCGTTGCTTTCGCTACAGCGGGCTACGCGCAACAACGCGTGCTGCTGATGAGCGTTTGATGCGATTCTAGTGCTCATCCAATGGTCCTGGCGTGCGCTGcaactatttttttagtttctGCTATACATgatcacaaatatatattatttaataaatccttaatgttttatttgaaattgattttttttcaacttttttattttaatttttatctttttaaatacacaaaatattaaaatacatatgacaaatattttatcaatttttttaattatttaattatttttaagttttaaataaataattcttttagatGAAAtagatacaacaattcattaaaataatttatttttatcctttaatttttttaaaattattttaaaataaatgaataaaatatttttcttaaataattttaattttattatttagaccatttttcttaattaattagatttttcttatcattataattagcttatttaatttttttaattggtttttgactataaattaattattttgatttttatttattaaaaataaataaaaataattattttaatattgtaaattaCCATATAGATTTGGAGTATTTACCCACCCATCTTGAAAAGTTGGGTCACATCCAAAGTCCTAAGTATGTTCATCTTGAAAGCTTCAGTAATAGAAATCCCTTTGGCTATCTTTGCCAATCAAATATATAGTGACATCCATCTACTAATAAAGCCAAatcattttaatgaataaaaaatgtcTCTCAAATTCTggcaataaaataaaaaatttaagttaggAAATAATTACTCTTTACACAAAGAAGattcttttcaaaataatatcatctcCATTTTCCCCCACAATATTTCCACTTTGcctctctatatatataccCATTCTCCACCACCATTTGGATCAAACACATCTCCAACCTCAAAACATCTCTCACTCATTCTCTGATCAATACAcacatcatttatataatgTCGGGTGTTTGGATGTTCAGAAACGGCGTGGTTCGTCTAGTCGAGAGCCCAGGGACAGAGTCGAACCAAGGGTCACTACAAAGGAGGAAAGTTCTAGTTCACATTTCCACGGATGAAGTGATCACCTCGTACTCGGTTCTGGAGAAGAAGCTAACCTCTCTCGGCTGGGAGCGATATTACGATGATCCAGACCTTTTCCAATTCCACAAGAGCTCCACCATTCACCTCATCTCTCTTCCTAAAGACTTTTCACGCTTTAAGTCCATGCACATGTTCGACATCGTTGTCAAGAACAAGAATGTTTTTGAAGTCCGGGACATAGTTATGTAAACCACAGTTAGCTAGCTTAATTTATCTATGTTTTGTCTTAAGCTTATGCAAATTTGTTTTTGAGTTATGTATTAGTCAAATGGGTTTGCAAATTAATTAGCATTAATTGAATATATGGGTGGTGGACAACTTTGTATGTTTAGTAATTATGTAATTGTCATTTGTTTATGATATCTTGGTTTGTTATTTGGTGAAATGAAGATTAATTGGCTTAACATGAATGaagtttcatatattttttaaaagtgatgaatattttttgaaaaagataatACAATTTCATAAGTCCAACGCAAAAGGTTGCGATTCTGTGTGTGAAAGATTGAAGGGTAAACCttcatttcaatataaaaaagacGTACTACTAGAATTGGAGAAGATGAAAACAATAAATCAGTGGGGGAAACATAAATCTTTAAGCAATATACAAACAAAACATAGGAGGGGGCAACTTATGGGATGACATGTGAATGGGTTTGTGCAAATACGGCCCCCTTTAGTACTTTAAAAAAtatcccatttttctttggtcCAAATTTGTCTTGGTCCTAATGATCTTCAAAGAAATGCATGTTTCAACCAGATAGACCAACCGATAATCAATGTAAACATAGTTGCATGTTCTAGACTTTCAAATGACCCATTCACCCATAGAGAATGATCTCAAATTAATAGTATGAGAGTATCcatgaaattatttattgatcATGCTTTCTTTAGCCTTCAAATATAGCTAGGATGCCTGTAAAATAAGTTTAGATTCTCGGCACGCCATCCCAAAGCGTCCAACTTAATTGGTGGACATGAAATCAAACATTTCAACTAAAACATCTTCGAACTATTTTTTCCAACTACATGAATTTGCAATAGAAGTTGCAAAATGAGTTTTTATAACCAATTTTGTTACAAAACTATTTGCAACTCGGATACACATTGAGTTGCAAATACAACTTGGTTAAACTTGTACCaacatataacataatttaGTAAATACTTTAATTTGTTATCTTCACAATAATCGtgcattaaatttaaaaaagtctcacttttaaaaaaaatgcagaTATTTTTACGGTTATAAAAATCACAAATCATGTTATTCATTCAACTCATTCTATGTTTGCCTTCATCACTCTTTGACaaattaatttaggatattcaattttgttttcttaaggAACACCCAAAATGATTAACTCATTATTCATCACCTGAATTCCCCTCACTTAGGCTACATGCCCATGTGTTTGAGCCTAGCAATTTGACGATCTTTAATGATTTGACAACGACCGCCTCTATAACATATCCAACATCTAAGTGTAAGACAATGACACAATATTGGCGGCGGCGGCGCGACGATACTTTTTGCTTCTCAAGATCACGTGGCGTGCCTCGTGAAATCAGTGGGGATCGAAAGTgataactaaatattaatggCTTTGTGGAGACCTGCCTATTCCTTCACGAACATTCTGTGTCCCAAACCTGTTGCATGTCACCAATATTATGGTCcaagaagaatatatatactCATCTTTCGCCTATAATTTTTCATGTATTATCCATTACGGCAAGTttgtaatttttcaaaattagaaaGTGGGATCAATCACTTTTCTTTTAAAGTTTATTGCAAGTAAGTCGTGATGCATGTTTGAAAtgagaaagaaaacaaaagtgTTTGATGGGAAATCAATTTAGTAATGTGCATGCAAAAAATATGGCTGCTCATAAGAAGATTCTGGTTGCAGTAtatatgcatgcatgcatgcccCACTCAAAATCTCTTGAATTTGATCTGGAAGAAAATGACCTGGATCTATAGCTCGAGGTTATGATATATGTTGGAAACCCATTGTTGTTGAACCATAAACAACAATGGGTTATTTAATATTATCGTCATTAATTTCGGATTGTTGAAAATGGTTCTGCTAACTAGTGAttgaataaacaaatttttCATAAGATTGAATACAACTTCAATCATATAACTGTCAATTCTTGTCAAAAATCAGATTGTGGATCAAGTTGAAAAGATTGGTCATAATTGATGAATTCCCCCAAAGAAGCTGGTATTGATAATGTCTTGGTCCATCACAAATGGTGGCAATGAGGTTTGATAACAATGTTCATGCATTAGGGACCATAGATTTCACGAGGAGTAGAATCAATTTGCCCCCCAGCCCATGGTTCTTGATGGAGTTACTTTTCCTTAAAGCCCAGAACTCATACatccttatatttttttgtcacATCATACTTGacaattgaaagtgattttgaTTCATTGATTTAATGGATAAGATCTTATATGTAAGAAAAATATTGGATTCCCAATTAATGTTTAAGTTCATGTTcctagaatatatattttttacttttttcacttaatt is part of the Impatiens glandulifera chromosome 1, dImpGla2.1, whole genome shotgun sequence genome and encodes:
- the LOC124921943 gene encoding flowering-promoting factor 1-like protein 3; the protein is MSGVWMFRNGVVRLVESPGTESNQGSLQRRKVLVHISTDEVITSYSVLEKKLTSLGWERYYDDPDLFQFHKSSTIHLISLPKDFSRFKSMHMFDIVVKNKNVFEVRDIVM